A genomic region of Papaver somniferum cultivar HN1 chromosome 7, ASM357369v1, whole genome shotgun sequence contains the following coding sequences:
- the LOC113296662 gene encoding protein trichome birefringence-like 34: MMMPGTFRLSLHSLATIIVAIFVVVAVYKIGESKRPFFEGVSTMRRTKTKSYNKTTLPLSCDLFSGKWVYDNSTNPLYSWKECSFLLDAFACEKFGRKDLSYQKWRWQPNQCDLPRFNATAFLEKLRGKRMVYVGDSINTNQFFSMVCMVESVIPSTLKSIHNNGSLVTFKAIEFNATIEFYWAPLMLESNSDNPVFHRVPHRIVRAGAIEKHAIHWSDADILVFDSYLWWRVPELQVLYGSFEKPNEGVYKDLGMVGNFEMAMKTWSDWIENHINRTRTQLFFNSMAPTHYWAGEWGTNREGNCYNETEPIFQEHYWGLGTNPDILKAMESTVNELKVRGVDVKILNITQLSEYRKEAHTSIYKRMWDTLAPEQIANPASYADCMHWCLPGVPDTWNELLYAYILP, translated from the exons ATGATGATGCCTGGAACTTTCAGGCTAAGTTTGCATAGCCTAGCAACAATTATAGTCGCCATTTTTGTTGTGGTTGCTGTTTATAAGATTGGCGAAAGTAAACGGCCATTCTTTGAAGGTGTCAGTACAATGAGAAGAACCAAGACGAAGAGTTACAATAAGACGACATTGCCGTTAAGTTGTGATCTTTTTTCAGGTAAATGGGTTTACGATAATTCGACAAATCCTTTGTATTCTTGGAAGGAGTGCTCATTCTTGCTTGATGCGTTTGCCTGTGAGAAGTTTGGAAGAAAGGATTTAAGCTATCAGAAATGGAGATGGCAACCCAACCAGTGTGACTTACCAAG GTTCAATGCCACAGCATTCCTAGAGAAATTGAGAGGCAAAAGGATGGTCTATGTTGGAGATTCAATCAACACAAATCAGTTCTTTTCTATGGTTTGTATGGTGGAATCCGTAATTCCATCAACACTCAAATCTATACACAACAATGGATCTCTTGTCACCTTTAAAGCCATT GAATTCAATGCAACCATTGAGTTTTACTGGGCACCATTGATGCTCGAATCAAATTCGGATAATCCGGTGTTCCATCGAGTTCCACATCGAATAGTTAGAGCTGGAGCTATTGAAAAACACGCGATTCATTGGTCTGATGCTGATATACTTGTCTTTGATTCCTACCTTTGGTGGAGAGTACCAGAGCTGCAAGTCTT ATATGGATCCTTTGAAAAACCAAATGAAGGAGTTTACAAAGATTTAGGAATGGTGGGTAACTTTGAAATGGCTATGAAAACATGGTCCGATTGGATTGAAAATCATATCAACCGTACAAGGACACAATTGTTTTTCAACAGCATGGCACCAACACATTACTG GGCAGGTGAATGGGGAacgaacagagagggaaattgtTACAACGAAACAGAACCGATATTTCAAGAACATTACTGGGGTCTAGGGACAAATCCAGACATTTTGAAAGCTATGGAGAGTACAGTTAATGAATTGAAAGTTAGAGGCGTTGATGTGAAAATACTGAATATTACGCAGCTATCAGAATACAGAAAAGAAGCACATACTTCTATTTACAAAAGAATGTGGGATACTTTAGCTCCAGAACAAATAGCAAACCCTGCTAGTTATGCTGATTGCATGCATTGGTGCCTCCCTGGAGTCCCTGATACTTGGAATGAGCTCCTTTATGCTTACATACTGCCCTGA
- the LOC113296660 gene encoding serine hydroxymethyltransferase 4-like, producing the protein MDPVNEWGNTPLNVADPDIFDLIEKEKRRQCRGIELIASENFTSFAVIEALGSALTNKYSEGIPGNRYYGGNEFIDEIENLCRSRALEVFRCDPAKWGVNVQPYSGSPANFAAYTALLNPHDRIMGLDLPSGGHLTHGYYTSGGKKISATSIYFESLPYKVNSTTGYIDYDKLEEKALDFRPKLIICGGSAYPRDWDYARFRAVADKCGALLLCDMAHISGLVAAQEAANPFEYCDVVTTTTHKSLRGPRAGMIFFRKGTKPAKKGQPADAEYDFEDKINFSVFPALQGGPHNHQIGALAVALKQAMSPGFKAYAKQVRANAVAIGNYLMSKGYKLVTGGTENHLVLWDLRPLGLTGNKVEKLCDLCSITVNKNAVFGDSSALAPGGVRVGAPAMTSRGLLEKDFEQIGEFLHQAVQLTLKIQKEHGKLLKDFNKGLVNNKEIEDLKVAVEKFSASYDMPGFLMSEMKYKD; encoded by the exons ATGGATCCCGTCAATGAATGGGGTAACACACCCTTAAACGTTGCAGATCCAGATATCTTCGATTTAatcgaaaaagaaaagagaagacaatGCAGAGGTATCGAACTAATCGCTTCTGAAAATTTCACATCTTTTGCTGTGATTGAAGCACTTGGCAGTGCTTTAACAAACAAATACTCAGAAGGTATTCCCGGTAACAGATACTACGGAGGTAATGAATTCATCGatgagattgaaaatctatgtcgTTCAAGAGCTTTAGAAGTATTCAGATGTGATCCAGCAAAATGGGGTGTGAATGTACAGCCTTATTCTGGTAGTCCTGCTAATTTTGCAGCATATACTGCTTTGTTGAATCCACATGATAGAATTATGGGTCTTGATTTACCATCAGGTGGTCATTTGACACATGGTTATTATACATCTGGTGGTAAGAAGATTTCTGCTACTTCAATTTACTTTGAGAGTTTGCCTTACAAGGTGAATTCTACTACTGGGTATATTGATTATGATAAGTTGGAAGAGAAAGCTTTGGATTTCAGACCTAAATTGATTATTTGTGGTGGAAGTGCTTATCCTAGAGATTGGGATTATGCTAGATTTAGAGCTGTTGCTGATAAATGTGGTGCTCTTTTGCTTTGTGACATGGCTCACATTAGTGGTCTTGTTGCTGCTCAG GAAGCTGCCAacccatttgaatactgtgatgttgTCACAACCACAACCCACAAGAGTTTGAGGGGACCTAGGGCTGGTATGATTTTCTTCAGGAAGGGTACTAAGCCCGCCAAGAAGGGTCAGCCTGCTGATGCTGAATACGATTTTGAAGACAAAATCAACTTCTCTGTTTTCCCTGCTCTTCAAGGTGGTCCACATAATCACCAGATTGGTGCTTTGGCTGTTGCTTTGAAGCAAGCTATGAGTCCTGGATTCAAAGCCTATGCTAAGCAAGTGAGGGCAAATGCTGTGGCCATTGGAAACTACCTGATGAGCAAGGGCTACAAGCTCGTCACTGGCGGGACTGAGAACCATCTTGTTCTATGGGACCTTCGTCCTCTTGGCTTGACTG GAAACAAAGTAGAAAAGCTTTGCGACTTATGTAGTATCACTGTGAACAAGAATGCTGTCTTTGGTGATAGCAGTGCTTTGGCCCCTGGAGGTGTTAGAGTTG GAGCACCGGCCATGACTTCTAGAGGTTTGTTGGAGAAGGACTTTGAGCAGATTGGTGAATTCCTTCACCAGGCCGTTCAACTTACCCTGAAAATCCAGAAAGAACATGGAAAGCTCTTGAAGGATTTCAACAAGGGACTTGTGAACAACAAGGAAATCGAAGACCTCAAAGTAGCCGTTGAGAAGTTTTCAGCTTCCTACGACATGCCTGGATTCCTTATGTCTGAGATGAAGTACAAGGATTAG